One window from the genome of Oryza glaberrima chromosome 3, OglaRS2, whole genome shotgun sequence encodes:
- the LOC127765875 gene encoding zinc finger CCCH domain-containing protein 23, protein MDAYEATKVVFSRIQALDPDHAAKIMGLLLIQDHGDKEMIRLAFGPEALLHSVMAQARKELALLPPPQAASSSPTVPAAHSPFLLSRQNSGRCPAPSPSSWAQAQPFSRSNSMGNGGAADEMVGAGEELMSPLNGGGGAAANAPPFFPRGGDALLDDFELQEQLAFLHDGAGGVNPGHALQAFDGAECRSPGPGESGGMLPYGLAWANGGPGHRRSASVNELCLGGDGFGWKPCLYYARGFCKNGSTCRFVHGGLSDDAAMDAATAEQQQCQDFLLRSKSQRLGPAAFPFTPTGSLPASPSATSKCLSLLLQQQQQHNDNQRAAAATLMLAGGDEAHKFMGRPRLDRVDFASMMNPGSRQIYLTFPADSTFREEDVSNYFSIYGPVHDVRIPYQQKRMFGFVTFVYPETVKLILAKGNPHFICDARVLVKPYKEKGKVPDKYRKQQQGDFCCMSPTGLDARDPFDFHQLGARMLQHSNSANELMLRRKLEEQQQAADLQQAIDLHSRRLIGLQLLDLKSSAAVHAAETTTMSLPTPITNAFTSGQPGATTIVESPPSSTGQLMASCGSPSEGKVVNGGNKADSAGEVTRIADSDQSGEHNLPDSPFASSTKSTAFSTATAATAIGSEGDFTTGSSCNIGGSAVGSANPLRPPTLDIPSPRTCFFPMPRLSEHGAIGM, encoded by the exons ATGGATGCATACGAGGCGACCAAGGTGGTGTTCTCCCGGATCCAGGCGCTGGACCCTGACCACGCCGCCAAGATCATGGGCCTCCTGCTCATCCAGGACCACGGCGACAAGGAGATGATACGCCTCGCCTTCGGCCCCGAGGCGCTGCTCCACAGCGTCATGGCGCAGGCGCGCAAGGAGCTcgccctcctgccgccgcctcaggcggcgtcgtcgtcgcccaccGTGCCGGCAGCCCACTCGCCGTTCCTGCTGTCGCGGCAGAACTCCGGCCGctgccccgcgccgtcgccgtcgtcgtgggcGCAGGCGCAGCCGTTCTCGAGGAGTAACAGCATGGGCAATGGCGGCGCCGCGGATGAGATGGTCGGCGCTGGGGAGGAGCTAATGAGCCCCTTGAACGGCGGGGGAGGCGCCGCGGCGAACGCCCCGCCCTTCTTTCCTCGGGGTGGGGACGCGCTCCTGGACGACTTCGAGCTGCAGGAGCAGCTCGCGTTCCTGCACGACGGAGCCGGGGGCGTGAACCCCGGGCATGCTCTCCAGGCGTTCGACGGAGCGGAGTGCCGGAGCCCCGGCCCCGGCGAGAGCGGCGGGATGCTCCCCTACGGCCTCGCCTGGGCCAACGGCGGCCCTGGGCACCGCCGCAGCGCGTCGGTGAACGAGCTCtgcctcggcggcgacggcttcgGGTGGAAACCTTGCCTGTACTACGCGCGCGGGTTCTGCAAGAACGGCAGCACCTGCAGGTTCGTCCATGGCGGCCtctccgacgacgccgccatggacgcAGCCACCGCCGAACAGCAGCAGTGCCAGGATTTCCTCCTCCGCTCCAAGAGCCAGCGCCTCGGCCCCGCCGCCTTCCCGTTCACCCCCACAGGCTCTCTCCCTGCCTCGCCATCCGCCACCAGCAAGTGCCTCAGCCTcctcctgcagcagcagcagcagcacaacgACAACCAAAG agccgccgcggccacgctgatgctcgccggcggcgacgaggcgcacAAGTTCATGGGGCGGCCGCGCCTGGACCGCGTCGACTTCGCCAGCATGATGAACCCCGGGTCGCGCCAGATTTACCTCACCTTCCCGGCCGACAGCACGTTCCGCGAGGAGGACGTCTCCAACTACTTCAG CATCTACGGGCCGGTGCACGACGTGCGCATCCCGTACCAGCAGAAGCGCATGTTCGGGTTCGTCACCTTCGTTTACCCGGAGACGGTGAAGCTGATCTTGGCCAAGGGCAACCCGCACTTCATCTGCGACGCCCGCGTGCTCGTCAAGCCCTACAAGGAGAAGGGCAAGGTCCCCGACAAGTACAG GAAGCAGCAGCAAGGCGATTTCTGCTGCATGTCGCCCACGGGGTTAGACGCCAGGGACCCCTTCGATTTTCACCAGCTCG GTGCAAGGATGCTGCAGCACTCCAACAGCGCGAACGAGCTAATGCTGCGGCGGAAGCTCGAGGAGCAGCAACAGGCGGCGGATCTGCAGCAGGCTATTGATCTCCATAGCCGCCGCCTCATTGGCCTCCAGCTGCTCGACCTCAAGTCTTCTGCCGCTGTCCATGCGGCGGAGACGACAACAATGTCTCTGCCCACTCCGATCACCAATGCCTTCACCTCCGGCCAACCCGGTGCCACCACAATCGTCGAGTCACCGCCTAGCTCTA CTGGGCAACTGATGGCGAGCTGCGGCTCTCCATCGGAGGGGAAAGTTGTCAATGGTGGTAATAAGGCGGATTCTGCCGGTGAGGTTACCCGCATTGCCGATAGTGACCAAAG TGGTGAGCACAACTTGCCAGACAGCCCGTTTGCTTCCTCTACCAAGTCGACCGCATTCTCTACCGCAACCGCTGCCACTGCCATTGGTAGCGAGGGAGATTTCACCACCGGTAGTAGCTGCAATATTGGTGGCAGTGCGGTCGGCAGCGCCAACCCTCTCCGGCCTCCCACATTGGACATACCTTCGCCAAGGACCTGCTTCTTCCCCATGCCCAG GCTGTCCGAGCACGGGGCGATCGGGATGTAA
- the LOC127765876 gene encoding zinc finger CCCH domain-containing protein 22 translates to MDAYEATKVVFSRIQALDPDHAAKIMGLLLIQDHGDKEMIRLAFGPEALLHSVMAQARKELVLLPPPPSSSSPTVPAAHSPFLLSRQNSSRGPAPSPSPLSASSPSSWAQAQPFSRSNGSVDEVVGAGEELISPANSGGGAAANAPPFFPRGGDVLLDDFQLQEQLAFLNEGGVNPSHPLQGFDGAECRSPGPGEGGGMFPYGLGWANGGPGHRRSASVNELCLGGGSSDGFGWKPCLYYARGFCKNGSSCRFVHGDDAAALTGAAMDAATAEQQQCQDFLLRSKSQRLGPAAFPYSPTGSLPGSPSAATKCLSLLLQQQHNDNQRAAAAAALMLGGSDEAHKFMGRPRLDRVDFASMMNPGSRQIYLTFPADSTFREEDVSNYFSIYGPVHDVRIPYQQKRMFGFVTFVYPETVKLILAKGNPHFICDARVLVKPYKEKGKVPDKYRKHQGDFSGCTTPTGLDGRDPFDLHQLGARMLQHSNSTNEMMLRRKLEEQQQAAELQQAIELHSRRLMDLQLLDLKNRAAAAVTTAMAMTIPTANAFGSSQPLATTMVESPPDSGEQLKGTGYFTEERKMVNGGGDKEESAGEASLNADSDQSLEHNLPDSPFASPTKSSVSAHQSFTTTDTGVVATSSCSASHVGISAGTNAGGGINHLRPSTLDIPSPRDFFSVSRLASDHGAIGM, encoded by the exons ATGGACGCCTACGAGGCGACCAAGGTGGTGTTCTCCCGGATCCAGGCGCTGGACCCTGACCACGCCGCCAAGATCATGGGCCTCCTGCTCATCCAGGACCACGGCGACAAGGAGATGATACGCCTCGCCTTCGGCCCCGAGGCGCTGCTCCACAGCGTCATGGCGCAGGCTCGCAAGGagctcgtcctcctcccgccgccgccgtcgtcgtcgtcgcccaccGTGCCGGCGGCCCACTCGCCGTTCCTGCTGTCGCGGCAGAACTCCAGCCGcggccccgcgccgtcgccgtcgccgctgtccgcgtcctcgccgtcctcgtgGGCGCAGGCGCAGCCGTTCTCGAGGAGCAATGGGTCCGTGGATGAGGTGGTGGGCGCTGGGGAGGAGCTAATCAGCCCGGCGAACAGCGGGGGAGGCGCCGCGGCGAACGCGCCGCCCTTCTTTCCTCGGGGTGGGGACGTGCTCCTGGACGACTTCCAGCTGCAGGAGCAGCTCGCGTTCCTCAACGAGGGGGGCGTCAACCCCAGCCACCCTCTCCAGGGGTTCGATGGAGCGGAGTGCCGGAGCCCCGGtcccggcgagggcggcgggatGTTCCCGTACGGTCTCGGCTGGGCAAACGGTGGCCCTGGGCACCGCCGGAGCGCGTCGGTCAACGAGCTctgcctcggcggcggcagcagcgacggctTCGGGTGGAAGCCTTGCCTGTACTACGCGCGCGGGTTCTGCAAGAACGGCAGCAGCTGCAGGTTCGtccacggcgacgacgccgccgctctgacgggcgccgccatggacgcggccaccgccgagcagcagcagtgcCAGGATTTCCTCCTCCGTTCCAAGAGCCAGCGCCTCGGCCCTGCTGCCTTCCCCTATTCACCCACAGGGTCGCTCCCCGGCTCGCCATCCGCCGCCACCAAGTGCCTCAGCCTcttgctgcagcagcagcacaacgACAACCAAAG agccgcggcggcggcggcgctgatgcTCGGCGGCAGCGACGAGGCGCACAAGTTCATGGGGCGGCCGCGCCTGGACCGCGTCGACTTTGCCAGCATGATGAACCCCGGATCGCGCCAGATTTACCTCACCTTCCCGGCCGACAGCACGTTCCGCGAGGAGGACGTCTCCAACTACTTCAG CATCTACGGTCCGGTGCACGACGTGCGCATCCCGTACCAGCAGAAGCGCATGTTCGGGTTCGTCACCTTCGTGTACCCTGAGACGGTGAAGCTGATCTTGGCCAAGGGCAATCCGCATTTCATCTGCGACGCCCGCGTGCTCGTCAAGCCTTACAAGGAGAAGGGCAAGGTCCCCGACAAGTACAG GAAACATCAAGGTGACTTCTCCGGCTGCACGACCCCCACTGGCCTGGACGGCAGAGACCCATTCGATCTGCATCAGCTCG GTGCGAGGATGCTGCAGCACTCCAATAGCACAAACGAGATGATGCTTCGTAGGAAactggaggagcagcagcaggctgCCGAGCTGCAACAGGCCATCGAACTCCACAGTCGCCGTCTCATGGACCTCCAGCTGCTCGACCTCAAGAATAGAGCCGCAGCTGCTGTCACAACAGCAATGGCGATGACAATTCCCACCGCCAATGCCTTCGGTTCCAGTCAGCCTCTTGCCACCACCATGGTCGAGTCACCGCCTGATTCTG GCGAGCAGCTCAAGGGAACAGGTTACTTCACAGAAGAGAGGAAAATGGTCAACGGAGGAGGTGATAAGGAAGAATCTGCTGGTGAGGCGAGCCTGAATGCTGATAGCGACCAAAG CTTGGAGCACAATTTGCCGGACAGCCCGTTTGCTTCGCCGACTAAGTCCTCTGTCTCAGCTCACCAAAGTTTCACCACCACTGATACCGGTGTCGTCGCGACAAGTAGCTGCAGTGCATCTCATGTAGGCATCAGCGCGGGCACTAATGCTGGAGGTGGAATCAACCATCTGCGGCCCTCTACTTTGGATATACCTTCGCCAAGAGACTTCTTCTCGGTTTCCAG GCTGGCCTCTGATCACGGAGCGATTGGGATGTAA